TTTCCTCCCTTTTCGCCCCTGTAAAATTTAAACCCGTAGGTTTTAGTCCTTACTAGATCCGTCAGCAAAATAAACCGTGATGTGGCATTGATTCAGTGACATGGCAAGTGCCACGTTGGAAGGATTGACCATGTCAGCAAACTGCAAAAAGATTGGTGAAAAGACAAAAATGTCCGGGGACGGGGGACCAAAACCAAAGTAAAGTAAAAATTGCAACTTTTTTCTGAATAAATAAATGGAGTGAAGAAGTGTGATTGTATTGTTATGAATGAATCAAATGATCTCTTCAACACTGAGTTTTACATCATCCAAATTGAAATTAGTACCACTTTGTTGCAACATTTTcaactctttttctttctcttctctctcaaCAAAATCCAATTTCaaccaagaagaagaagaagaagacgataAACCATCCAACTCCGCCATCGACCGAATCGTTCTCCAATTTCGCAATTTATCAGACCACCATGAACCAACCCTAACCCCATTCCCACCGCCAGATCATTTTTTGCACCGAGAATGGCTTCGTCCCGACGAGGCTGTTATCCCATCGGAGAACGAGGTGGTTCATCAGCAACAActaacgaagaagaagaagaagaagaagagtgaagTAATTGCAGCGCCGTGTTTGGCGAAAGAAGAACTGAGTCGATTGCGAAAAATTGGAATTCATTTGAAGGAGAAAGTTAGTATTCCCCAATCTGGCCTCACGCGTCCGGTGCTCCAAAAAATTCATGATCAGTGGAAAAACAATGAATTAGTGAAGCTCAAGTTTCATGAGCTACTTGCTCAGAATATGAACCTCGCTCATCACATCGTTCAGGTTCATTTTCATTTCCTTgttttaaataaacttttatgtattactataaatttttcaagtagtttatgagaaaacaacttataaagatacaatttttgttagtgaaaatttatgaattaatgtaaaagtttatttatttgcataagttattttcataagctcgaaaataagctaaatccaaacaggcccttatAAAACCAACTTATAGCTTGTATGAAAATAGTTTTGGCTTTatgaaatagcttatacacTAATAACATTTATATGATATGAAACAGGGAACAATAGATACaattatcatatcctgtctcttatcctgacCACCAAATGGGGCTTAAAGGCTTAGGATATAATGCGTTATTAAGTTGTTTAACCAAACACAGAAGGTGGTTTCATTTAGGAGTTAGATACTCAATTTGTTGGTGCAGTTGAGCTCTATCAATAAGACAAATAATTGAATAGACCCTTTCACATCTTTTAATCAATCAATAATGTTACTTTCGGATTATCACTATATGCTCTCTATCTCTCCTATGTCAACGGCGTTCCCCCTTTAGATCCATagttttgtttcatgttgtattCTAGTGTTGGTAGTATGTATTATAGCATTTTGTGTTGAAGAATTTCTGAACTCAAATCTTGTAGATTTGTACAGCATCGGACGGGAGGATTAGTTATATGGAGGTCAGGAAGTGTTATGTGGGTGTACCGTGGTGACAATTATCAATGTCCAATGAATGGGAACCGACATAGTTCAAAGGGAGGTGATGAAATGAGTGATTCAGTTATGTGGAATCAACAGCAGCCTGAGAACATGACACCTGAGGAGACGGAGTTCGACCGGATGCTTGATGATTTCGGTCCTCGGTTTGTTGATTGGTGGGATACAGGAATACTCCCTGTTGATGCAGATTTGCTTCCCCCTACAGTTCCTGATTACAGAACACCTCTTAGGCTACTTCCTGCCAAAATGCATCCGCGACTCACCAACGATGAGCACACAAAGATGCTGAAACTTGCCAAAGCTCTTCCTTGTCATTTTGCCTTGGGTAAGCCAGCCAAACTCATCTGTCaaagtatttttattaaattttttcttttcttttgctgATGTGAATCTTGTCCTTACCTTCTTTATAAAGGGAGAAATAGAAATCTTCAAGGTCTGGCATGTGCCATTCTTAAGCTGTGGGAGAAAAGTTTGGTCGCAAAGATTGCTGTCAAGCTTGGTGTCCAGAATACGAACAATGAACTGATGGCTCTGGAACTGAAGGTTTGTTATCTGCAATTTCTTGTTTGTATAATAGACTCAATTTCTTGTTTCTTGTGAAATTGAGCATGTAAAGAGCTGAATGCTCCAGATCATTGACAAGTACCGACTGCTGATTAAGCCTGTATAATAGACTGCAGAGCTGATTAGATAAAAAAAGAGAATGAAATTTTTAGAAAGAATAGTGCCCCCTTGACTATTGAAACAAATTATTGTGCATACAACATCTTGTATTTGTTATAATTAAGTCTCCTTCGAATTCGTTAGCTTCCTTTTATCCACCACATTGTTTATGATTCTATAGATTGAGAGAACTATGAGTTTTATCAGCAATCTGGTGATAcagtaaaaaaagaagaagtgaTACACTAAAAAAACTGAGAACTATCAGAATAATAAAAAGGAAGTGATACACTAAAAAGAACTAGTATGCGTTCTCCCATTATGCTCAATATGTAGTTGTTCACCAGGTAGATTTAACTACTTTAATGTTATCGTACaaataaatatatcatattGAAGATACCAATCTGTTTATCTTTGTTGAATCTACATATATCATGTTTGTGTGTTCTTTTAGCTTGAATGCACGGCAACAGTAATACAAACACACATACACGTTCAATGTGGATAAAGCTAAATTTTATTTACACGGGGGGATGGGATTAATAATTTTGTGAAGCGTTTATTTAGTAAGTGTTTATCATATCATTGTTCTGAGTTCGAGTCCCAGCAGTCACAACATTTGTCCATGAGGTGTCGGCTCAGTGGTAAGAGTTTGACATTATAACCTCAAGGGACAAAGTTCAAATCCCCTCTGGGGTAGTTGTAAAATGACCATTAGTATCACTTTAATTCAAGATAATTTCCCTCTTCCtcaattttgaaaaaagaaagaaagaagtaaGTGTTTATCATATACTCTATACGTCTCAAAATGTAAGTCGCACATGACACACGGATTAAGATATGTAGTTAATTTTGTacgagaaagaaaaattatgaattaCTTTACAAAATTGTCATTCATTAATGGTAtgagaaatatataaattacaagctaatgaaaataagctgaaaaactGCTTATGATTTATGAATATATTGTGAGCTATTTACTTAAAGTCCTTCCATACACTTACACAAACACTTATGACATAAGATAAGCCTAAGTAAGGTCTTCCAAGCACCACCACCCCGGGTTGCAATGTGCATTCTTTTGTACCCTTTTCATGatatcattatattatattttaagaaaagaGAATAATGCAGTAgaattggtttgaaaagttTTTTCTCTGGTCCAGAAATTAACAGGAGGTACCTTACTGCTAAGGAATAAATACCACATCGTAATATATCGTGGGAAGGACTTCGTTCCAACCAGCGTGGCTGCCATTTTATCTGAAAGACAGCAATTGACGAAACAGGTGCTGGATGTTCAGGCGAAGGTGCGATGCAGATCTGTTGATGTAACTGGGGAAGATGTAACAACTGCACAAGCAGGATCATTGGCTGAGTTCAATGAGGCTCAAGCACCCTGGGGAAGGGAACTTACTATTGAAGAATATGAGAAGATGATGAAAAAGGCTTCTGAAACCAAGAATGTTAGgcttatgaaaaaaattgaacataAATTAGCTGTTGTAAGTTTCTACTTGTTTTATGACGTTTATATATGGTTGAGAAAGTAGTTATGCTTTATTGAGAGTACTTGTTGgaatataaatcataaatggCTTGCTTTAAAGGGGGATAGGTTTTTTAATGTTGTTGTGTCACGGCAAGAGCAACTTTTGAGAAGTCATTATGTTCTTTGGCATTGCGATGCAAGGTCTTAAATTTCTATTTATATACCTGAACTTTGAAATTAGGTTTCCAAATCCATTAGTTGGAGCGGTTGGCTGTTTGCTAATTGTGCAGAAAAACATATCTTATGAACCTGTGGTTCAATTTATGAAGTCAGGCATGACATTAAGGGATTTTTTAATCTTAGAAATATGGTAACTTCATTTTGCACATAAAGccttagaaatttattttttgcaaaaagtcTTATTAACACTCAACATATGATGCATTGTTGGAGCATTGGATCAAACCAATAGGGACTAATTTCATCAAGCTTAAATGTCTACTGAACTGAAGaattaagaaaaaacaaaaataggcAGCAGGGGAACTTGGTTGGTAGACCTAAGTTTGGAATTCTGGATTCATGATAATATAAATCCTTTCAGCTTATTATTTTTCCCTAATTGTTAATGCGGCATGTTTGTCTACTTGTTGTTTGGTAATATTAGTTTAGATCTTTGGCTTTATCTGAATTTAAAAGCCTGAATCAGCTTTCTGTATTTTGTTTCAGCTCTatatacttatttatatttctaatacTTATTTAAATCTCTGAAAGTGTTTTGTGATTTCTGTTTTCTTATGAacttttgatttaatttttttattcatattaacaCGTCTAGATACATGAACAGGCCGATGCCAAAAAATCAAGAGCAGAAAATATATTAGTTAAAATAGATGCATCTATGGTTCCAGCTGGTCGTGGTAACAGGGGGGAAACGATCACAGATGAAGAACGTGTTATGTTCCGTATGGTTGGTTTAAGAATGAAGGTGTACTTGCAACTTGGTGGGTAATCTTCAGCTGTATGAGAGTTGCTATGTTGCAACGGTATAATACTAACTGCTGCTTATGATCATCTGTAGGTACACGTGGTGTTTTTGATGGTGTCGTCAAGAATATGCATTTGCATTGGAGGCATCGAGAACTTGTTAAATtaatcacaaaacaaaaaacccTTGCTTTTGTTGAAGAAACAGCTA
This portion of the Trifolium pratense cultivar HEN17-A07 linkage group LG3, ARS_RC_1.1, whole genome shotgun sequence genome encodes:
- the LOC123913637 gene encoding CRM-domain containing factor CFM3, chloroplastic/mitochondrial-like isoform X1, producing the protein MNQMISSTLSFTSSKLKLVPLCCNIFNSFSFSSLSTKSNFNQEEEEEDDKPSNSAIDRIVLQFRNLSDHHEPTLTPFPPPDHFLHREWLRPDEAVIPSENEVVHQQQLTKKKKKKKSEVIAAPCLAKEELSRLRKIGIHLKEKVSIPQSGLTRPVLQKIHDQWKNNELVKLKFHELLAQNMNLAHHIVQHRTGGLVIWRSGSVMWVYRGDNYQCPMNGNRHSSKGGDEMSDSVMWNQQQPENMTPEETEFDRMLDDFGPRFVDWWDTGILPVDADLLPPTVPDYRTPLRLLPAKMHPRLTNDEHTKMLKLAKALPCHFALGRNRNLQGLACAILKLWEKSLVAKIAVKLGVQNTNNELMALELKKLTGGTLLLRNKYHIVIYRGKDFVPTSVAAILSERQQLTKQVLDVQAKVRCRSVDVTGEDVTTAQAGSLAEFNEAQAPWGRELTIEEYEKMMKKASETKNVRLMKKIEHKLAVIHEQADAKKSRAENILVKIDASMVPAGRGNRGETITDEERVMFRMVGLRMKVYLQLGTRGVFDGVVKNMHLHWRHRELVKLITKQKTLAFVEETANLLEYKSGGILVAIDRLPKGFSLIYYRGKNYKRPITLRLGTSFNEDKSTEAINIHATT
- the LOC123913637 gene encoding CRM-domain containing factor CFM3, chloroplastic/mitochondrial-like isoform X2 — translated: MNQMISSTLSFTSSKLKLVPLCCNIFNSFSFSSLSTKSNFNQEEEEEDDKPSNSAIDRIVLQFRNLSDHHEPTLTPFPPPDHFLHREWLRPDEAVIPSENEVVHQQQLTKKKKKKKSEVIAAPCLAKEELSRLRKIGIHLKEKVSIPQSGLTRPVLQKIHDQWKNNELVKLKFHELLAQNMNLAHHIVQHRTGGLVIWRSGSVMWVYRGDNYQCPMNGNRHSSKGGDEMSDSVMWNQQQPENMTPEETEFDRMLDDFGPRFVDWWDTGILPVDADLLPPTVPDYRTPLRLLPAKMHPRLTNDEHTKMLKLAKALPCHFALGRNRNLQGLACAILKLWEKSLVAKIAVKLGVQNTNNELMALELKKLTGGTLLLRNKYHIVIYRGKDFVPTSVAAILSERQQLTKQVLDVQAKVRCRSVDVTGEDVTTAQAGSLAEFNEAQAPWGRELTIEEYEKMMKKASETKNVRLMKKIEHKLAVADAKKSRAENILVKIDASMVPAGRGNRGETITDEERVMFRMVGLRMKVYLQLGTRGVFDGVVKNMHLHWRHRELVKLITKQKTLAFVEETANLLEYKSGGILVAIDRLPKGFSLIYYRGKNYKRPITLRLGTSFNEDKSTEAINIHATT